A genomic window from Montipora capricornis isolate CH-2021 chromosome 8, ASM3666992v2, whole genome shotgun sequence includes:
- the LOC138060810 gene encoding multiple inositol polyphosphate phosphatase 1-like gives MAVLSMKMMILISPLLLIFCLKVDFVESEISQSFLFSDKTRYHFSGKPIEKPPRCEPVHINMVIRHGSRYPGSARVKKMKALLTAINRSLPSNATIRYKGLSLPWSIPNDILNSAGKEMSSLGTEEMYFIAKRLSFTFRSTLKHGYSNTNYSFVATDKLRSSQSAVAFAQGLFEGKGHLGPGRYQPIAIKSSGPSNDDIYLRIFEACPKWRKKTAEYAKFLNGTEMRVVLQNIKSRLKLGKAFNLPPSWAVEMFLMCAFGIQTDSADTSWCDLFVDEDLKVLEYLNDLKLYWERSYGHAINYRMSCLLYANITDSFERFLESGKPHGVFRFAHTGTVIPLLTMLELYKDSVPPRADNFVLQADRKFRISNVVPMGGNVAFVLYRCKNPTKASDNQRETGEKEAFRASQMKIQLLVNEAAVLMPACEGRMYCSLQKFLSYYSHIKKNCNIKKICGTGRGKCKKSKNRSTE, from the coding sequence ATGGCTGTTTTGTCGATGAAGATGATGATCCTGATTTCTCCTTTGCTGTTGATTTTTTGTCTAAAAGTCGACTTTGTTGAATCGGAGATATCTCAGTCATTTTTGTTCAGCGATAAGACACGGTACCATTTTAGCGGCAAACCGATCGAGAAGCCACCCAGATGCGAACCAGTTCATATCAATATGGTCATACGACACGGGTCAAGGTATCCTGGAAGCGCACGAGTGAAAAAGATGAAAGCTTTGTTAACAGCTATCAACCGGAGCTTGCCAAGCAATGCTACTATCCGTTACAAGGGACTTTCGCTTCCTTGGAGTATACCAAACGATATCCTGAATTCCGCTGGCAAAGAGATGTCTTCATTGGGTACCGAAGAGATGTACTTCATTGCCAAACGCTTGTCTTTTACGTTTCGCAGCACTCTGAAACATGGTTACTCAAACACAAACTACAGCTTCGTCGCAACTGACAAGCTGAGATCAAGTCAAAGTGCAGTGGCCTTTGCACAGGGACTGTTCGAAGGGAAAGGACATCTGGGTCCTGGGAGATATCAACCGATTGCTATTAAATCTTCTGGGCCATCCAACGACGACATTTACTTGAGAATATTCGAAGCTTGCCCCAAATGGCGAAAGAAAACTGCAGAGTATGCCAAATTTTTGAACGGTACTGAAATGCGTGTAGTTCTTCAGAATATCAAAAGTAGACTGAAACTGGGGAAAGCTTTTAATCTTCCTCCTAGTTGGGCCGTGGAAATGTTTTTGATGTGTGCCTTTGGCATTCAGACAGACAGCGCGGACACAAGTTGGTGTGATCTGTTTGTAGATGAAGACTTGAAGGTACTGGAATATCTCAACGACTTAAAACTGTACTGGGAACGAAGCTATGGCCATGCAATCAATTACAGGATGAGTTGTCTGCTTTATGCGAATATAACTGACAGTTTTGAGAGATTCCTTGAATCAGGGAAGCCCCATGGGGTCTTTAGATTTGCTCATACGGGAACTGTGATTCCCCTTCTCACCATGTTAGAACTCTACAAAGACTCTGTACCCCCTAGAGCGGACAATTTTGTCTTACAAGCCGACCGTAAATTTCGAATCTCAAATGTTGTACCCATGGGTGGAAACGTCGCCTTTGTCTTGTATCGCTGCAAAAATCCCACAAAAGCAAGCGACAATCAAAGGGAGACGGGAGAGAAGGAGGCATTCCGTGCATCTCAGATGAAGATTCAATTGCTTGTGAACGAAGCCGCTGTGCTGATGCCTGCTTGCGAGGGCCGCATGTATTGCAGTTTGCAGAAGTTTCTTAGCTACTACTCGCATATTAAGAAAAACTGTAACATCAAGAAAATATGCGGAACAGGAAGAGGAAAATGCAAGAAATCCAAGAATAGATCTACGGAGTAG
- the LOC138060775 gene encoding peptidyl-prolyl cis-trans isomerase FKBP4-like, whose amino-acid sequence MAGESETKMDVENDLDKYGEDVTPAKDGGVRKIIKKEGNGDRPPIGSKAKVYYAGTLLDGQEFDSNIGRKDPFEFELGRGVVIQGWDVAISTMRLGEISQFTIWPNYAYGKDGSGDKIPPNATLQFQIELVEWKGEDVTKDGQVTKLTFEKGEGYDKPNIGATCEAHIVGKYNGKVFEDREVSFLMREGSEEGLLPGVEEAILKMCSGEKAQIFIFPGKWGFGKSGKPEFGIPENASLEYVIHLKKFENSKENWELSNDEKISSAETTKEKGTKYFKKGKYKVASQQYARVVRLLDGYFSNEEKEKRDPLLIAGHLNLAACHLKLNNNFKCIKECEKALQMDKKSVKALFRRGKARIAVDELDLAKEDFQQALELDPGNKEAQQQLQLVNKKIRLHTAKEKSIYANMFERLARQEEQETGHEERKDVFQEAVDKETEAQTNSLSMNDQVASSTEVNGEADEEMKEDGKGGIVC is encoded by the exons aTGGCGGGAGAAAGCGAAACCAAGATGGATGTGGAAAACGATTTGGATAAATATGGAGAGGATGTTACACCGGCAAAAGATGGCGGGGTAAGAAAGATCATCAAGAAGGAAGGGAATGGTGATCGACCGCCGATTGGAAGCAAAGCAAAAGTGTATTATGCAGGAACATTGTTAGACGGGCAAGAATTTGACTCTAACATCGGGAGAAAAGATCCCTTTGAATTTGAACTTGGAAGAG GTGTTGTGATACAAGGATGGGATGTTGCTATTTCCACGATGAGATTAGGTGAGATAAGCCAGTTCACCATATGGCCAAACTATGCTTATGGCAAAGATGGTAGCGGTGACAAGATTCCTCCAAATGCCACTCTACAGTTTCAAATTGAACTTGTTGAATGGAAAGGAGAAGATGTGACAAAAGATGGACAGGTGACAAAACTCACGTTTGAAAAGGGTGAAGGCTATGACAAACCAAACATTGGTGCCACATGCGAAG CTCACATTGTTGGAAAGTACAATGGAAAGGTGTTTGAAGATCGTGAAGTATCTTTCCTCATGCGAGAAG GATCAGAGGAGGGTCTCCTCCCTGGTGTGGAAGAAGCCATACTGAAGATGTGTAGTGGAGAGAAAGCACAGATCTTTATTTTCCCTGGGAAATGGGGATTTGGCAAGTCAGGCAAACCCGAGTTTGGTATTCCAGAAAATGCATCATTAGAGTATGTAATTCACCTAAAGAAGTTTGAAAAT tctaaagaaaattgggagcTGAGCAACGATGAGAAGATCTCATCAGCAGaaacaacaaaggaaaaaggaacaaaataCTTCAAG AAGGGAAAATACAAAGTTGCTTCTCAACAGTACGCCAGAGTTGTACGGTTATTGGATGGTTACTTTAGCAATGAAGAGAAGGAAAAACGGGATCCACTGTTGATAGCCGGCCATCTTAATCTGGCAGCATGCCACTTGAAGCTTAATAACAACTTCAAGTGCATTAAAGAGTGTGAAAAG GCCCTTCAGATGGATAAGAAGAGTGTTAAGGCATTATTTAGGAGAGGAAAG GCACGAATTGCTGTCGATGAACTAGACTTGGCAAAGGAAGACTTCCAACAAGCGTTGGAACTTGACCCGGGGAACAAAGAAGCCCAGCAACAGCTGCAGTtggtaaataaaaaaatccgACTGCACACAGCAAAGGAGAAGTCCATATATG CCAACATGTTTGAGCGGCTTGCACGCCAGGAAGAGCAAGAGACTGGGCACGAGGAACGCAAAGACGTATTCCAGGAGGCTGTCGACAAAGAAACTGAAGCTCAAACAAACTCACTTTCGATGAACGACCAGGTAGCATCATCAACGGAAGTGAATGGGGAGGCGGATGAGGAAATGAAAGAAGACGGTAAAGGAGGAATCGTGTGCTGA